One Scomber japonicus isolate fScoJap1 chromosome 1, fScoJap1.pri, whole genome shotgun sequence DNA window includes the following coding sequences:
- the LOC128358095 gene encoding docking protein 4-like, whose amino-acid sequence MSKGSEPGSYPCTPTAILPRSAYWHHITGNQSGMDPGSGDAAEDDLLSTRLPPDRHATLPLANTHAQSQPHIHTHSPTHYPTYPGQ is encoded by the exons ATGTCTAAGGGTTCAGAGCCTGGCTCGTACCCATGCACCCCCACCGCCATCCTGCCCCGATCCGCTTACTGGCATCACATCACTGGAAACCAGAGCGGCATGGACCCCGGCAGCG GTGATGCCGCAGAAGACGACCTGCTGTCCACCCGCCTGCCTCCTGACCGCCACGCCACACTGCCCCtggcaaacacacatgcacagtcccagccgcacatacacacacactccccgaCACACTACCCCACTTACCCTGGAcagtga